A genome region from Haloarcula rubripromontorii includes the following:
- a CDS encoding YlbF family regulator — MSIETDTAADIDGDHVEALATEFGEAIAELPVYQRFKETKDAVENHDEAQAAIKEFEQIREEFMLARQTGNASQEDLRKVQQKQEELHDIPVMSDYLEAQNELELRLQELNEIVSEELAVDFGQKAGGCCED; from the coding sequence ATGAGCATCGAGACCGATACCGCCGCTGATATCGACGGTGACCACGTCGAGGCGCTCGCTACAGAGTTCGGCGAAGCAATCGCCGAGCTACCGGTGTACCAGCGATTCAAGGAGACGAAAGACGCCGTCGAGAACCACGACGAGGCACAGGCGGCTATCAAGGAATTCGAGCAGATCCGCGAGGAGTTCATGCTCGCCCGTCAGACCGGGAACGCTTCGCAGGAAGACCTCCGGAAGGTCCAGCAAAAGCAGGAGGAACTCCACGACATCCCGGTGATGAGCGACTATCTGGAGGCCCAGAACGAACTCGAACTGCGCCTGCAGGAGCTCAACGAAATCGTCTCCGAGGAACTGGCTGTGGACTTCGGGCAGAAAGCTGGCGGTTGCTGCGAGGACTGA
- a CDS encoding universal stress protein, which translates to MYDHILLASDGTAASTNAESHAIALAAEHDADLHVLYVVDEDVYTAYSGDEYVDESEGPEHGLEETGQETLARIQADAESAGVDATTALKHGRPAETIIETADEADVDLLVLGTKRRPAEYRSLLGSITDKVLRLSERPAVVVKTEVEE; encoded by the coding sequence ATGTACGATCACATCCTCCTCGCATCGGATGGGACAGCAGCGTCGACCAATGCCGAATCCCACGCGATTGCCCTCGCAGCGGAACACGATGCGGACCTCCACGTGCTGTATGTCGTCGACGAAGACGTGTACACGGCCTACAGTGGCGACGAATACGTCGACGAGTCGGAGGGGCCGGAACACGGACTCGAGGAAACGGGGCAGGAGACGCTGGCCCGAATACAGGCCGATGCGGAGTCGGCCGGCGTCGACGCAACGACGGCCCTGAAACACGGACGGCCGGCCGAGACCATCATCGAAACTGCCGACGAGGCGGACGTCGATCTGCTCGTACTCGGGACGAAGCGGCGGCCGGCGGAGTACCGGAGCCTTCTCGGCAGCATCACGGACAAAGTGCTCAGGCTGAGCGAACGGCCGGCGGTCGTAGTGAAAACTGAAGTCGAGGAGTAA
- a CDS encoding MBL fold metallo-hydrolase, which produces MTVESDWDDWLPRAVESATPDGLAIWYLGCNGFIVKSSGGTTIFIDPYLGTGDPPRTVRMVPVPFNPADITECDAILGTHEHTDHVHGPSQAPILAGTGADYYTTDSGHDVIREEAWLENYSVTDDQLHEVTEGDTLDIGDVSVHVEPANDPDAEHPVSYVFEHDAGTFFHGGDARPGEFEAVGERYDIDVGVLAFGTVGMIDDKETGEPTRTQWYNDENMIIEAANELQLDTLVPTHWDMWKGMTTEPTVLHNHASSFDYPSTLSIVEIGDRYNLD; this is translated from the coding sequence ATGACAGTCGAATCTGATTGGGACGACTGGCTCCCGCGTGCGGTGGAGTCGGCGACGCCTGACGGGCTGGCAATCTGGTATCTTGGCTGTAACGGCTTCATCGTGAAATCCAGCGGGGGGACGACCATCTTCATCGACCCGTACCTCGGTACGGGCGACCCGCCGCGAACCGTCCGGATGGTTCCAGTGCCGTTCAACCCTGCGGACATCACCGAGTGTGACGCGATTTTGGGCACCCACGAACACACCGACCACGTTCACGGGCCGTCCCAGGCCCCGATTCTCGCCGGGACGGGCGCGGACTACTATACGACTGACAGCGGTCACGATGTCATCCGGGAGGAGGCATGGCTGGAGAACTACAGTGTTACCGACGACCAACTCCACGAGGTCACGGAGGGCGACACGCTCGATATCGGTGACGTGAGCGTCCACGTCGAACCGGCCAACGATCCCGACGCCGAGCATCCGGTTTCGTACGTGTTCGAACATGACGCCGGGACCTTCTTCCACGGCGGCGACGCCCGTCCCGGCGAGTTCGAAGCCGTCGGCGAGCGCTACGATATCGATGTCGGCGTCCTCGCGTTCGGAACGGTCGGGATGATCGACGACAAGGAGACCGGCGAACCCACCCGAACACAGTGGTACAACGACGAGAACATGATTATCGAAGCCGCGAACGAACTCCAGCTTGACACCCTTGTCCCGACCCACTGGGATATGTGGAAGGGGATGACCACGGAGCCGACCGTCTTGCACAACCACGCCAGCAGTTTCGACTATCCGTCGACGCTTTCAATCGTTGAAATCGGCGACCGGTACAATCTCGACTGA